The following coding sequences are from one Arthrobacter crystallopoietes window:
- a CDS encoding UDP-N-acetylmuramate dehydrogenase — MPGEAAIKLAPLTTVGVGGPARRYVEATTEREIIEGVRAADEAGEGLLIIGGGSNLVIADEGYPGTVLRIASTGYDVDDADATCGGVMVTVQAGQPWDELVEATVLHAWSGLEALSGIPGLTGATPVQNVGAYGADVSQTVASVRTWDREANVVKTFANSDLRFGYRDSVLKRTTTNGSPRFVVLTVQFQLSPSRMSAPIRYAELARSLAVEAGERAKANDVRSEVLRLRASKGMVLDPADRDTYSTGSFFTNPIVAAEVADQLPETAPRWPVGDQMKLSAAWLIDKSGFGKGFGLEGTANGSVDGYSIAGGRASLSTKHTLAITNRGSASAEDIVAIARTVRDGVQDKFGIRLVPEPLLIGCAL, encoded by the coding sequence GTGCCTGGTGAAGCCGCCATCAAACTGGCGCCTCTCACTACGGTAGGAGTCGGCGGACCCGCCCGGCGCTATGTCGAAGCCACCACGGAGCGGGAAATCATTGAGGGCGTCCGCGCCGCGGATGAGGCAGGCGAAGGCCTGCTGATTATCGGCGGCGGATCCAACCTCGTGATTGCGGATGAGGGGTACCCGGGAACGGTTCTGCGGATTGCCAGCACCGGCTACGACGTGGACGACGCCGATGCAACCTGCGGCGGCGTCATGGTCACTGTCCAGGCCGGACAGCCGTGGGATGAACTCGTGGAAGCCACTGTTCTGCATGCGTGGTCCGGGCTGGAGGCGCTGTCGGGAATTCCCGGCCTGACCGGAGCTACGCCCGTCCAAAACGTCGGAGCCTACGGAGCGGACGTCTCCCAGACCGTAGCCAGCGTACGGACGTGGGACCGGGAAGCCAACGTGGTTAAGACGTTCGCCAACTCGGACCTCCGGTTCGGCTACCGTGACTCGGTCCTGAAGCGAACGACAACCAACGGGTCGCCGCGCTTCGTGGTCCTGACGGTCCAGTTCCAGCTGTCCCCGAGCCGGATGAGCGCGCCCATCCGCTATGCCGAACTGGCCCGGTCCCTCGCCGTCGAAGCCGGAGAGCGGGCGAAGGCCAACGACGTGCGCAGCGAGGTCCTCCGACTGCGGGCCTCGAAGGGCATGGTCCTGGACCCCGCCGACCGGGATACCTACAGCACCGGTTCCTTCTTCACCAACCCGATCGTTGCTGCTGAAGTGGCCGACCAACTGCCTGAAACGGCGCCCCGGTGGCCCGTGGGCGACCAGATGAAGCTAAGTGCCGCGTGGTTGATCGACAAATCCGGTTTCGGCAAGGGCTTCGGACTTGAGGGCACGGCCAACGGAAGCGTGGACGGATATTCCATCGCCGGAGGCAGGGCGTCGCTGTCCACGAAGCACACGTTGGCCATCACGAACCGTGGGAGCGCTTCCGCCGAGGACATTGTGGCTATTGCCCGTACGGTCAGGGATGGCGTCCAGGACAAGTTTGGAATCCGGCTCGTTCCGGAACCGCTGCTGATCGGCTGCGCCCTCTGA
- a CDS encoding GNAT family N-acetyltransferase: protein MSVSHENLTLVQDSSRGRYELHCGDTFIGFEGFETDDDGVITLQHTIIDEKYGRRGFARALVTMILTDMRAKEQRMVPLCTYVQSYLERFPEYSDLVIEHAR, encoded by the coding sequence ATGTCTGTTTCACACGAGAACCTCACTCTGGTCCAGGACTCGAGCCGGGGCCGTTATGAGCTCCACTGCGGCGATACGTTTATCGGATTCGAAGGCTTTGAAACCGACGACGACGGCGTCATCACTCTGCAGCACACCATCATCGACGAGAAATACGGCCGCCGGGGCTTTGCCCGCGCCCTGGTCACCATGATCCTGACGGACATGCGGGCCAAGGAGCAGAGGATGGTCCCGCTGTGCACCTACGTCCAGTCGTATCTTGAGCGTTTCCCGGAGTACAGTGACCTGGTCATCGAACATGCCCGCTAA
- a CDS encoding NUDIX hydrolase → MMTDLKTTDLTEAPAKISVTAAGALCWRVSQGRLELLLIHRPRYKDWSWPKGKLDSGETNPECAVREVEEEVGVRVKLGIPLPTIHYQVPSGLKEVLYWAAKLDKATPKPDGKEVDKVRWSTPEEAAELLSNPSDKEPLAALVKAYENGDLETYPFIVVRHAKAKPRSSWTRAEGERPLAATGLRQALAVCRLLASWQPKRVVSSPWLRCMQTITPYANSQKSKIRTVEAITEHSAHRNPQKARSAIEYLLDKRKSTAVCTHRPVLPQVIKVLRDRLPEELAEQLPSRDPYLKPGAMLVCQISVKNPNRIVSLEHFDAYDD, encoded by the coding sequence GTGATGACGGACTTGAAAACAACGGACCTGACCGAAGCCCCCGCCAAAATCAGCGTCACCGCGGCCGGCGCATTGTGTTGGCGTGTCAGCCAGGGCCGGCTGGAACTCTTGCTCATCCACCGGCCGCGGTACAAGGACTGGTCCTGGCCCAAGGGCAAGCTGGACAGCGGCGAAACCAATCCCGAGTGCGCTGTCCGCGAAGTCGAGGAAGAAGTCGGCGTGCGGGTGAAACTTGGCATCCCCCTGCCCACTATCCATTACCAGGTGCCCTCGGGGCTGAAGGAAGTACTGTACTGGGCTGCCAAATTGGACAAGGCGACGCCGAAACCGGACGGCAAGGAAGTGGACAAGGTCCGCTGGAGCACCCCGGAGGAAGCAGCCGAGCTGCTGAGCAACCCCTCGGATAAGGAACCGTTGGCTGCTCTGGTCAAGGCCTACGAGAACGGTGACCTGGAGACCTACCCCTTCATCGTCGTCCGCCATGCCAAAGCAAAGCCGCGGTCGTCCTGGACCCGGGCTGAAGGTGAACGACCGCTTGCTGCCACCGGCCTGCGGCAGGCGCTGGCGGTCTGCCGCTTGCTCGCCTCCTGGCAGCCCAAACGGGTGGTTTCCAGCCCTTGGCTGCGCTGCATGCAAACCATCACGCCGTACGCCAATTCGCAAAAAAGCAAGATCCGTACGGTCGAGGCCATCACGGAGCACAGCGCCCACCGGAACCCGCAGAAGGCCCGCTCGGCCATCGAGTATCTGTTGGACAAGCGCAAATCCACGGCAGTCTGCACCCACCGGCCTGTCCTGCCCCAGGTCATCAAGGTCCTGCGTGACCGGTTGCCTGAGGAACTGGCAGAACAGCTGCCCTCGAGAGATCCGTATCTGAAGCCCGGGGCGATGCTCGTCTGCCAGATCAGCGTCAAGAATCCGAACAGAATCGTCTCCCTGGAACACTTCGACGCCTACGACGACTGA
- the asd gene encoding aspartate-semialdehyde dehydrogenase, with translation MVGSVLMQRMQDEGDFDLINPVFFSTSNAGGQAPAFAEGAGTLQDAFDIETLAKLPIIVTAQGGDYTAEVYPKLRDAGWDGLWIDAASTLRMDQDSIIVLDPVNREVIDSGLARDVKNYIGGNCTVSAMLMGLGGLFRNGLVEWGTSMTYQAASGGGARHMRELLNQFGSLNSVVSDELAHPSSAILEIDRKVLAEQRNPELDASQFGVPLAGSVIPWIDKDLGNGQSKEEWKAGAETNKILGLDVAEGSRIPFDGLCVRIGAMRSHSQALTLKLREDLPVSEIERLIDADNEWAKVVPNTKEATMEQLTPVAVSGTLEIPVGRIRKLEMGPEYISAFTVGDQLLWGAAEPLRRMLRIATGNL, from the coding sequence ATGGTCGGCTCAGTCCTTATGCAGCGCATGCAGGACGAGGGCGATTTTGATCTGATCAACCCGGTCTTCTTCTCCACGTCCAACGCCGGCGGCCAGGCCCCCGCGTTCGCCGAAGGAGCCGGCACTCTGCAGGATGCCTTCGATATCGAAACGCTGGCCAAGCTGCCGATTATTGTCACGGCCCAAGGCGGAGACTACACCGCCGAGGTCTACCCCAAGCTGCGCGACGCCGGCTGGGACGGTCTCTGGATTGACGCGGCTTCCACCCTGCGGATGGACCAGGATTCCATCATCGTGCTGGATCCGGTCAACCGCGAAGTAATCGACTCCGGCCTGGCCCGTGACGTCAAGAACTACATCGGCGGTAACTGCACCGTCTCCGCCATGCTCATGGGCCTCGGTGGCCTGTTCCGGAACGGCCTCGTCGAGTGGGGCACCTCCATGACGTACCAGGCCGCTTCCGGCGGCGGCGCCCGGCACATGCGCGAACTGCTCAACCAGTTCGGCAGCCTGAACTCCGTGGTGTCCGATGAGCTGGCCCATCCTTCCTCCGCCATCCTGGAGATCGACCGGAAGGTGCTGGCCGAGCAGCGGAACCCGGAGCTGGATGCCTCCCAGTTCGGCGTGCCGCTTGCCGGTTCAGTGATCCCGTGGATCGACAAGGATCTCGGCAACGGCCAGTCCAAGGAAGAATGGAAGGCCGGCGCAGAAACCAACAAGATTCTCGGCCTCGACGTTGCCGAAGGCAGCCGGATCCCGTTCGACGGGCTCTGCGTCCGGATCGGTGCCATGCGCTCTCACTCCCAGGCGCTGACGCTGAAGCTCCGGGAAGATCTGCCCGTGTCCGAGATTGAGCGGCTGATCGACGCCGACAACGAGTGGGCCAAGGTGGTTCCCAATACCAAGGAAGCCACCATGGAGCAGCTCACCCCCGTTGCTGTCAGCGGCACCCTGGAGATTCCGGTCGGCCGTATCCGAAAGCTTGAAATGGGACCGGAATACATCAGCGCCTTCACCGTCGGCGACCAGCTGCTGTGGGGTGCGGCCGAGCCGCTGCGCCGCATGCTGCGGATCGCCACCGGCAACCTCTAA
- a CDS encoding ferritin, translated as MSTFNELLADQVGNEFAASQQYIAIAVWFDNEDLPQLAKHFYRQSLEERNHAMMLVRYMLDRDLKVTIPAINQVHNDFSNVVEPISLALRQEKEVTAQIEALFAAARAETDALGEQFMLWFLKEQVEEVASMSTLLAIAERADNLFDIENFLARESVGDEGRDYGAPEAAGGAV; from the coding sequence ATGAGCACATTCAACGAACTTCTCGCGGACCAGGTCGGCAACGAATTCGCTGCCTCGCAGCAGTACATCGCCATCGCTGTCTGGTTTGATAACGAAGACCTGCCCCAGCTGGCCAAGCACTTCTATCGGCAGTCGCTCGAGGAGCGCAACCACGCCATGATGCTGGTTCGCTACATGCTGGACCGGGACCTCAAGGTGACCATTCCGGCCATTAACCAGGTCCACAATGATTTCAGCAACGTGGTGGAGCCGATCAGCCTGGCCCTGCGGCAGGAAAAGGAAGTCACAGCCCAGATCGAGGCGCTCTTCGCAGCCGCCCGGGCCGAGACTGATGCCCTGGGCGAACAGTTCATGCTGTGGTTCCTCAAGGAGCAGGTCGAAGAGGTGGCCTCGATGTCCACCCTGCTGGCCATCGCCGAGCGTGCGGACAACCTGTTCGACATCGAGAATTTCCTGGCCCGCGAATCCGTGGGCGATGAGGGCCGTGACTATGGCGCACCGGAAGCTGCCGGCGGCGCCGTCTAG
- a CDS encoding thymidylate synthase has product MASGTEKSDRTGTGTRSVFGRQIRFDLAEGFPLITTKRVHFKSVALELLWFLRGDSNAKWLQERGVKIWNEWADENGELGPIYGVQWRSWPTPDGGHIDQIADLVEGLKNNPDSRRHIVSAWNVAEIKNMALPPCHAFFQFYVADGKLSCQLYQRSADMFLGVPFNIASYALLTLMLAQQAGLEPGEFVWTGGDVHIYDDHVDQVTEQLGREPYPYPQLRILRKPASIFDYNCEDFELLNYQHHPAIKAPVAV; this is encoded by the coding sequence ATGGCCTCCGGCACCGAAAAATCGGACCGTACCGGCACCGGAACGCGCAGCGTTTTCGGCCGGCAGATCCGGTTCGATCTGGCCGAAGGTTTCCCGCTGATCACCACCAAGCGGGTGCATTTCAAATCCGTGGCATTGGAGCTGCTCTGGTTCCTGCGCGGTGATTCCAACGCCAAGTGGCTGCAGGAACGCGGCGTGAAAATCTGGAACGAGTGGGCAGACGAGAACGGCGAACTGGGCCCCATCTACGGTGTGCAGTGGCGCTCCTGGCCAACGCCGGACGGCGGGCATATCGACCAGATCGCGGACCTCGTCGAGGGTTTGAAAAACAACCCGGACTCGCGCCGGCACATAGTTTCAGCCTGGAACGTGGCCGAGATCAAGAACATGGCACTGCCGCCGTGCCATGCGTTCTTCCAGTTCTATGTGGCGGACGGCAAGCTGTCCTGCCAGCTGTACCAGCGCAGTGCCGACATGTTCCTGGGCGTCCCGTTCAACATCGCTTCCTATGCGCTGCTGACGCTGATGCTTGCCCAGCAGGCGGGCCTGGAACCCGGGGAGTTTGTCTGGACCGGTGGCGACGTCCACATCTACGACGACCACGTGGACCAAGTGACCGAACAATTGGGCCGCGAACCGTATCCCTACCCGCAGCTGAGGATCCTGCGGAAACCGGCCAGCATCTTCGACTACAACTGCGAGGACTTCGAATTGCTGAACTACCAGCATCATCCCGCTATCAAGGCACCGGTGGCCGTATGA
- a CDS encoding dihydrofolate reductase, translated as MIPADTPSGTHAGRKEPVLGLIWAQSSNGVIGKDGDLPWHLPEDLAHFKRTTKGHPVIMGRRTWDSFPARFRPLPGRTNIVISGSPERREELAASGAVAVGSLEDALAEAASSPGSEEVWIIGGGEIFRNATALANTAVVTVIDLETDGDTFAPKLGPGWTFDATEPAEGWLTSSNGTRYRIALWTQQVDPAS; from the coding sequence ATGATCCCCGCCGACACCCCCTCGGGCACGCATGCAGGCCGGAAGGAACCGGTACTGGGCCTGATCTGGGCGCAAAGCTCCAATGGCGTGATCGGCAAGGACGGCGACTTGCCGTGGCACCTGCCCGAAGATCTGGCCCACTTCAAACGGACCACCAAGGGCCACCCGGTCATCATGGGCCGCAGGACGTGGGATTCCTTCCCCGCAAGGTTCCGGCCGCTGCCGGGCCGGACCAATATCGTCATTAGCGGCAGCCCGGAACGGCGGGAAGAGCTGGCCGCTTCCGGCGCCGTCGCCGTCGGGTCCCTCGAGGACGCTCTGGCGGAGGCGGCTTCCAGTCCCGGCAGCGAAGAGGTCTGGATTATCGGTGGCGGCGAAATCTTCCGCAACGCCACCGCTTTGGCGAACACCGCCGTCGTTACCGTGATCGATCTGGAGACGGACGGCGACACCTTCGCTCCAAAGCTGGGCCCGGGTTGGACATTCGACGCCACCGAGCCCGCCGAGGGCTGGCTCACCTCGTCGAACGGCACCCGGTACCGCATCGCATTGTGGACGCAGCAGGTGGATCCGGCCAGCTGA